The Caulifigura coniformis genome includes a region encoding these proteins:
- a CDS encoding DUF4013 domain-containing protein, whose product MSFVLDGEIDVAESATGKPEAASPLPAWWKRSLWWTGRVVRDGFGLASVIVLLAVLAAIPLLNFAALGYLLAAEGRVARGGRIRDGVPLLEIAPRLGSMALGLWLWTLPLRFVAGAVADAQLIAPGGEHHRRLLNLQTILWAAISLHLCLALARGGSPGCFVRPIRNARWLWKQLRSGSYWSRAGELVNEFLEPLRFGRHWWLGVRGFIVAFAWLFVPSALLAALRRLEPGPGLTTIAGGLLLVWVFGWIPFLQARFAAEQRMRTGFQLKSVRELWRHAPLAWLCVCIVLYVLSLPLYLFKVALPPDDAIWFVTLIFIASILPTRILTGWAYRRAVRKQAEGQRAHLLVRLACRTLLLPLLGLYVFLLFFTQFIDEHGKQALFEHHAFLLPWPG is encoded by the coding sequence ATGTCATTCGTACTCGACGGCGAGATCGATGTTGCCGAATCCGCGACCGGCAAGCCGGAGGCCGCGAGCCCACTCCCGGCCTGGTGGAAGCGTTCGCTCTGGTGGACCGGGCGCGTCGTGCGCGACGGGTTCGGGCTCGCCAGCGTGATCGTGCTGCTCGCCGTCCTGGCCGCGATTCCACTCCTGAACTTCGCCGCCCTCGGCTACCTGCTGGCGGCCGAAGGTCGCGTCGCCCGCGGCGGCCGAATCCGCGATGGCGTCCCCCTGCTCGAGATCGCCCCGCGACTCGGCTCGATGGCGCTGGGCCTGTGGCTCTGGACGTTGCCGCTCCGTTTCGTCGCCGGGGCAGTGGCCGATGCGCAGCTGATCGCACCCGGAGGCGAACATCATCGACGTCTGCTCAATCTTCAGACGATCCTGTGGGCAGCGATTTCACTGCACCTGTGCCTGGCTCTCGCGCGCGGCGGAAGCCCGGGCTGTTTCGTCCGCCCGATCAGGAACGCCCGCTGGCTGTGGAAACAGCTTCGCTCCGGTTCGTACTGGAGCCGCGCTGGCGAACTCGTCAACGAGTTCCTGGAACCACTCCGCTTCGGCCGGCATTGGTGGCTGGGCGTGCGCGGGTTTATCGTCGCCTTCGCCTGGCTCTTCGTTCCGAGCGCCCTGCTCGCAGCCCTCAGAAGACTCGAGCCCGGCCCAGGCCTCACGACGATCGCCGGCGGACTGCTGCTGGTCTGGGTCTTTGGATGGATTCCTTTCCTCCAGGCACGGTTTGCCGCCGAACAGCGGATGAGAACAGGGTTCCAGCTGAAATCCGTGCGAGAACTCTGGCGTCATGCGCCGCTGGCGTGGCTGTGCGTCTGCATCGTGCTCTATGTCCTGTCCCTGCCGCTGTACCTCTTCAAAGTCGCCCTGCCACCCGATGACGCGATCTGGTTTGTGACCCTGATCTTCATCGCCAGCATTCTTCCGACACGGATTCTGACGGGATGGGCCTATCGCAGGGCGGTCAGAAAACAGGCCGAAGGGCAACGAGCGCATCTCCTCGTCCGGCTGGCGTGCCGGACGCTGCTGCTGCCGCTTCTGGGCCTGTACGTGTTCCTGCTCTTCTTCACGCAGTTCATCGACGAGCACGGCAAGCAGGCGTTGTTCGAGCACCACGCATTCCTGCTTCCCTGGCCGGGATAG